One window from the genome of Candoia aspera isolate rCanAsp1 chromosome 15, rCanAsp1.hap2, whole genome shotgun sequence encodes:
- the MYO1H gene encoding unconventional myosin-Ih isoform X3: MEGALIARDRVGVQDFVLLDSHTSESAFLDNLRKRYRENLIYTYIGTLLVSVNPYKELDIYTVKQMEQYKGVNFFELPPHIYAIADNAYRVMCTEYNNHFILISGESGAGKTEASKKILQFFAVTCPTTEQLQIVRDRLLLSNPVLEAFGNAKTLRNDNSSRFGKYMDIQFDFKGAPVGGHILSYLIEKSRVVHQNPGERNFHIFYQLLEGGEEDLLHGLGLERSPQKYTYLVQGGCAKVSSINDRSDWRTVQKAFVVIDFAARDIENLLGIIASVLHLGNIQFEEDSNGHAIITNGTQIKWISKLLGVHRSILQESLTHRKIEARFEEVLSPLDVDLAFYARDAVAKAIYGRTFTWLVNKINSSLANKDLSRKTVIGLLDIYGFEVFETNSFEQFCINYCNEKLHQLLIEMTLKAEQEEYELEGIEWEPVPYFNNKIICDLVEEKHKGIISILDEECLRPGEATDLSFLEKLEEKVGDHAHFVTRKLADQKTRKSIDWVDFRLLHYAGEVTYCTVGFLEKNNDLLYRNLKEVLCNSRNGILRECFRPSELHNRRRPETVATQFKTSLSSLIDILMSKEPSYIRCIKPNGDKEPGKFDDSLVRHQVEYLGLTEHLRVRRAGFAYRRKYEHFLQRYKSLCPDTWPQWHGPAAKGVERLVHHIGYKPEEYKMGRTKLFIRFPRTLFATEDAFEYRKHLLISRIQATYRGCLGKREFQKMREAAIKLEAAWRGVLARRLAKKREWAVQTIHKYLKGFIHRKQPLSSENTDFVRLAQYTYLMKLRDHVPKTVLDKSWLKPPEIMEQTSDLLKKICTRNLVQKYCCGITAERKAQMEQKAVASAIFSGKKVGYAESLKEPFVDSRLSESDLCPKVLQTIRHEKVQYLTPVVKYDRNGFKPRERLLVLTCVAAYVVETAKIKQRIEYATLRGISTSSLSDGILVLHVPEDNKQEKGDAILRCEHVFETVTKLCMLANKQEVVAVVQGSLQFQISPGKEGTMVFTTGQEPQIYKAKNGQLTVVSTKIKS; this comes from the exons ATGGAGGGGGCCCTGATCGCCCGGGACCGAGTTGGCGTCCAAGACTTCGTCCTCCTCGACTCCCACACGAGCGAATCTGCTTTCTTGGACAACCTGCGTAAACGATACCGGGAGAACCTCATTTAT ACTTACATTGGCACTCTTCTGGTGTCTGTGAATCCTTACAAAGagttggacatctatacagttaaGCAGATGGAGCAGTACAAAGGAGTAAACTTTTTTGAGCTGCCACCACACAT TTACGCCATTGCTGACAACGCCTACCGTGTCATGTGCACCGAGTATAACAACCACTTCATCTTGATCTCTGGAGAAAGCGGAGCCGGGAAGACCGAAGCCTCCAAGAAGATCCTTCAGTTCTTTGCAGTGACCTGCCCCACCACGGAGCAGTTGCAGATTGTCCGGGACCGCTTGCTTCTCTCCAATCCTGTTCTGGAG GCTTTCGGAAACGCAAAAACTTTACGGAACGACAATTCAAGCAGGTTCGGGAAGTACATGGACATCCAGTTTGATTTTAAG GGAGCTCCTGTTGGTGGGCACATCCTGAGCTATCTGATTGAGAAATCCCGTGTGGTCCACCAAAACCCCGGGGAGCGCAACTTCCATATCTTCTACCAGCTGCTGGAGGGGGGAGAAGAGGACCTGCTTCATGGGCTGGGCCTGGAACGCAGCCCTCAGAAGTACACCTATCTAGTGCAG GGGGGCTGTGCCAAAGTATCTTCCATTAATGACAGGAGTGACTGGAGAACAGTCCAGAAAGCCTTCGTCGTCATTGACTTTGCAGCAAGAGATATTGAG AATCTCTTAGGGATAATTGCAAGTGTCTTGCATCTGGGCAACATTCAGTTTGAAGAAGACAGCAACGGCCACGCCATCATCACCAATGGCACCCAGATCAAGTGGATCTCCAAG CTTTTGGGCGTCCATCGATCCATTCTTCAAGAATCGCTAACCCACAGGAAAATTGAGGCCCGGTTTGAAGAG GTTTTAAGCCCGTTAGATGTAGACCTGGCGTTTTACGCTCGAGATGCGGTAGCGAAAGCAATATACGGACGGACGTTTACATGGCTGGTCAACAAAATCAACAGCTCCTTAGCAAACAAG GACCTCAGCAGGAAAACCGTGATTGGGCTACTTGATATTTATGGCTTTGAAGTCTTTGAGACAAACAG TTTTGAACAGTTTTGTATCAATTACTGCAACGAGAAGCTCCACCAGCTGTTGATCGAGATGACCCTGAAGGCAGAGCAAGAGGAATATGAGCTGGAAGGCATTGAG TGGGAACCAGTCCCGTATTTTAACAACAAGATCATATGCGACCTTGTGGAGGAGAAACACAAAGGCATCATTTCCATACTG GATGAAGAGTGCTTGCGGCCTGGTGAAGCAACTGACTTGAGTTTCTTGGAAAAGCTGGAGGAAAAAGTAGGGGACCACGCCCATTTTGTGAC TCGAAAGCTCGCAGACCAGAAAACACGAAAGTCCATCGACTGGGTGGACTTCCGCTTGCTTCACTATGCTGGTGAAGTGACTTATTGCACAGTGG GATTTTTGGAGAAAAATAACGATTTGCTTTACCGGAATCTCAAAGAG GTGCTGTGCAATTCCAGAAATGGCATCTTGAGAGAATGTTTCCGCCCATCGGAGTTACACAACCGGCGGAGGCCGGAGACG GTCGCCACTCAGTTCAAAACCAGCCTGTCCAGTCTGATAGATATCCTGATGTCCAAGGAACCGTCCTACATCCGGTGCATTAAACCAAACGGGGACAAAGAACCGG GCAAATTCGATGACTCCTTGGTAAGGCACCAGGTGGAGTACTTGGGGCTAACAGAGCACCTGCGGGTGAGAAGAGCAGGCTTTGCGTACCGGCGGAAGTACGAGCACTTCCTGCAAAG GTACAAGTCGCTCTGCCCCGATACCTGGCCCCAGTGGCACGGCCCTGCTGCCAAGGGAGTGGAAAGGCTCGTCCACCATATTGGCTATAAGCCCGAAGAGTACAAGATGGGAAG GACCAAACTATTCATTCGTTTCCCAAGAACTCTGTTTGCCACCGAAGATGCCTTCGAATACAGGAAACACCTCCTAA tttccAGAATACAAGCCACCTACAGAGGTTGCCTAGGGAAGCGGGAATTCCAGAAGATGAGAGAAGCTG CCATCAAGTTAGAGGCTGCCTGGAGGGGGGTCCTGGCACGCAGACTGGCCAAGAAGAGAGAGTGGGCAGTTCAGACAATCCACAA GTACTTAAAAGGCTTCATTCACCGGAAACAGCCCCTCAGCTCTGAGAACACAGACTTCGTGAGGCTTGCGCAGTACACCTACCTCATGAAACTCAGGGATCATGTCCCAAAGACCGTCTTGGACAAAAGCTGGCTTAAGCCTCCGGAGATCATGGAACAA ACCTCTGACCTTCTGAAGAAGATCTGCACAAGGAATCTCGTCCAGAAATATTGCTGTGGCATCACCGCAGAGAGGAAAGCCCAG ATGGAGCAAAAAGCAGTTGCCAGTGCCATCTTTTCTGGGAAGAAGGTTGGCTATGCTGAAAGCCTGAAGGAGCCCTTTGTTGACAGCAGGCTGA GTGAGAGCGACCTATGCCCCAAAGTCCTGCAGACGATCCGCCACGAGAAGGTCCAG TACCTCACCCCGGTGGTGAAATACGACCGGAACGGCTTCAAGCCTCGAGAGCGGCTGCTTGTGCTGACCTGCGTGGCAGCTTACGTGGTGGAGACAGCAAAGATCAAGCAAAGGATCGAGTACGCAACACTCAGAG GCATTTCCACCAGCAGCCTCAGCGATGGTATCTTAGTCCTTCATGTTCCAGAAGACAACAAACAAGAAAAG GGAGATGCTATCCTGCGGTGCGAGCATGTTTTTGAGACCGTCACCAAGCTCTGCATGTTAGCCAACAAGCAGGAGGTGGTCGCCGTGGTCCAGGGAAG CCTCCAGTTCCAGATCAGTCCAGGGAAAGAAGGAACCATGGTTTTCACCACTGGGCAGGAGCCTCAGATCTACAAAGCCAAAAATGGACAGCTGACAGTG GTATCAACCAAAATAAAGTCCTGA
- the MYO1H gene encoding unconventional myosin-Ih isoform X7, translated as MCTEYNNHFILISGESGAGKTEASKKILQFFAVTCPTTEQLQIVRDRLLLSNPVLEAFGNAKTLRNDNSSRFGKYMDIQFDFKGAPVGGHILSYLIEKSRVVHQNPGERNFHIFYQLLEGGEEDLLHGLGLERSPQKYTYLVQGGCAKVSSINDRSDWRTVQKAFVVIDFAARDIENLLGIIASVLHLGNIQFEEDSNGHAIITNGTQIKWISKLLGVHRSILQESLTHRKIEARFEEVLSPLDVDLAFYARDAVAKAIYGRTFTWLVNKINSSLANKDLSRKTVIGLLDIYGFEVFETNSFEQFCINYCNEKLHQLLIEMTLKAEQEEYELEGIEWEPVPYFNNKIICDLVEEKHKGIISILDEECLRPGEATDLSFLEKLEEKVGDHAHFVTRKLADQKTRKSIDWVDFRLLHYAGEVTYCTVGFLEKNNDLLYRNLKEVLCNSRNGILRECFRPSELHNRRRPETVATQFKTSLSSLIDILMSKEPSYIRCIKPNGDKEPGKFDDSLVRHQVEYLGLTEHLRVRRAGFAYRRKYEHFLQRYKSLCPDTWPQWHGPAAKGVERLVHHIGYKPEEYKMGRTKLFIRFPRTLFATEDAFEYRKHLLISRIQATYRGCLGKREFQKMREAAIKLEAAWRGVLARRLAKKREWAVQTIHKYLKGFIHRKQPLSSENTDFVRLAQYTYLMKLRDHVPKTVLDKSWLKPPEIMEQTSDLLKKICTRNLVQKYCCGITAERKAQMEQKAVASAIFSGKKVGYAESLKEPFVDSRLSESDLCPKVLQTIRHEKVQYLTPVVKYDRNGFKPRERLLVLTCVAAYVVETAKIKQRIEYATLRGISTSSLSDGILVLHVPEDNKQEKGDAILRCEHVFETVTKLCMLANKQEVVAVVQGSLQFQISPGKEGTMVFTTGQEPQIYKAKNGQLTVVSTKIKS; from the exons ATGTGCACCGAGTATAACAACCACTTCATCTTGATCTCTGGAGAAAGCGGAGCCGGGAAGACCGAAGCCTCCAAGAAGATCCTTCAGTTCTTTGCAGTGACCTGCCCCACCACGGAGCAGTTGCAGATTGTCCGGGACCGCTTGCTTCTCTCCAATCCTGTTCTGGAG GCTTTCGGAAACGCAAAAACTTTACGGAACGACAATTCAAGCAGGTTCGGGAAGTACATGGACATCCAGTTTGATTTTAAG GGAGCTCCTGTTGGTGGGCACATCCTGAGCTATCTGATTGAGAAATCCCGTGTGGTCCACCAAAACCCCGGGGAGCGCAACTTCCATATCTTCTACCAGCTGCTGGAGGGGGGAGAAGAGGACCTGCTTCATGGGCTGGGCCTGGAACGCAGCCCTCAGAAGTACACCTATCTAGTGCAG GGGGGCTGTGCCAAAGTATCTTCCATTAATGACAGGAGTGACTGGAGAACAGTCCAGAAAGCCTTCGTCGTCATTGACTTTGCAGCAAGAGATATTGAG AATCTCTTAGGGATAATTGCAAGTGTCTTGCATCTGGGCAACATTCAGTTTGAAGAAGACAGCAACGGCCACGCCATCATCACCAATGGCACCCAGATCAAGTGGATCTCCAAG CTTTTGGGCGTCCATCGATCCATTCTTCAAGAATCGCTAACCCACAGGAAAATTGAGGCCCGGTTTGAAGAG GTTTTAAGCCCGTTAGATGTAGACCTGGCGTTTTACGCTCGAGATGCGGTAGCGAAAGCAATATACGGACGGACGTTTACATGGCTGGTCAACAAAATCAACAGCTCCTTAGCAAACAAG GACCTCAGCAGGAAAACCGTGATTGGGCTACTTGATATTTATGGCTTTGAAGTCTTTGAGACAAACAG TTTTGAACAGTTTTGTATCAATTACTGCAACGAGAAGCTCCACCAGCTGTTGATCGAGATGACCCTGAAGGCAGAGCAAGAGGAATATGAGCTGGAAGGCATTGAG TGGGAACCAGTCCCGTATTTTAACAACAAGATCATATGCGACCTTGTGGAGGAGAAACACAAAGGCATCATTTCCATACTG GATGAAGAGTGCTTGCGGCCTGGTGAAGCAACTGACTTGAGTTTCTTGGAAAAGCTGGAGGAAAAAGTAGGGGACCACGCCCATTTTGTGAC TCGAAAGCTCGCAGACCAGAAAACACGAAAGTCCATCGACTGGGTGGACTTCCGCTTGCTTCACTATGCTGGTGAAGTGACTTATTGCACAGTGG GATTTTTGGAGAAAAATAACGATTTGCTTTACCGGAATCTCAAAGAG GTGCTGTGCAATTCCAGAAATGGCATCTTGAGAGAATGTTTCCGCCCATCGGAGTTACACAACCGGCGGAGGCCGGAGACG GTCGCCACTCAGTTCAAAACCAGCCTGTCCAGTCTGATAGATATCCTGATGTCCAAGGAACCGTCCTACATCCGGTGCATTAAACCAAACGGGGACAAAGAACCGG GCAAATTCGATGACTCCTTGGTAAGGCACCAGGTGGAGTACTTGGGGCTAACAGAGCACCTGCGGGTGAGAAGAGCAGGCTTTGCGTACCGGCGGAAGTACGAGCACTTCCTGCAAAG GTACAAGTCGCTCTGCCCCGATACCTGGCCCCAGTGGCACGGCCCTGCTGCCAAGGGAGTGGAAAGGCTCGTCCACCATATTGGCTATAAGCCCGAAGAGTACAAGATGGGAAG GACCAAACTATTCATTCGTTTCCCAAGAACTCTGTTTGCCACCGAAGATGCCTTCGAATACAGGAAACACCTCCTAA tttccAGAATACAAGCCACCTACAGAGGTTGCCTAGGGAAGCGGGAATTCCAGAAGATGAGAGAAGCTG CCATCAAGTTAGAGGCTGCCTGGAGGGGGGTCCTGGCACGCAGACTGGCCAAGAAGAGAGAGTGGGCAGTTCAGACAATCCACAA GTACTTAAAAGGCTTCATTCACCGGAAACAGCCCCTCAGCTCTGAGAACACAGACTTCGTGAGGCTTGCGCAGTACACCTACCTCATGAAACTCAGGGATCATGTCCCAAAGACCGTCTTGGACAAAAGCTGGCTTAAGCCTCCGGAGATCATGGAACAA ACCTCTGACCTTCTGAAGAAGATCTGCACAAGGAATCTCGTCCAGAAATATTGCTGTGGCATCACCGCAGAGAGGAAAGCCCAG ATGGAGCAAAAAGCAGTTGCCAGTGCCATCTTTTCTGGGAAGAAGGTTGGCTATGCTGAAAGCCTGAAGGAGCCCTTTGTTGACAGCAGGCTGA GTGAGAGCGACCTATGCCCCAAAGTCCTGCAGACGATCCGCCACGAGAAGGTCCAG TACCTCACCCCGGTGGTGAAATACGACCGGAACGGCTTCAAGCCTCGAGAGCGGCTGCTTGTGCTGACCTGCGTGGCAGCTTACGTGGTGGAGACAGCAAAGATCAAGCAAAGGATCGAGTACGCAACACTCAGAG GCATTTCCACCAGCAGCCTCAGCGATGGTATCTTAGTCCTTCATGTTCCAGAAGACAACAAACAAGAAAAG GGAGATGCTATCCTGCGGTGCGAGCATGTTTTTGAGACCGTCACCAAGCTCTGCATGTTAGCCAACAAGCAGGAGGTGGTCGCCGTGGTCCAGGGAAG CCTCCAGTTCCAGATCAGTCCAGGGAAAGAAGGAACCATGGTTTTCACCACTGGGCAGGAGCCTCAGATCTACAAAGCCAAAAATGGACAGCTGACAGTG GTATCAACCAAAATAAAGTCCTGA